The Poseidonibacter antarcticus genome includes a region encoding these proteins:
- a CDS encoding 5-oxoprolinase subunit PxpA, with protein MNIKLNCDMGESFGIWKMGYDEEIMPLIDMANLACGYHASDALNMNKSVALAKKYNVTIGAHPSYQDLVGFGRRSMVCSLEEIKSIILYQLGALNAFCKLHGTAISYVKPHGALYNDMMKDENILKAILSAISSFDKNIKLMILSTPNNEANKHTALLYGINLILEIYANRNYNNNGILVSKAMPNSVIHDELEMAQRIVTLKDRGYIESINKEKLFIEANTICVDWNNENAVEFIKLLKKAL; from the coding sequence ATGAATATTAAATTAAACTGCGATATGGGTGAGAGTTTTGGTATTTGGAAAATGGGTTATGATGAAGAAATAATGCCACTTATTGATATGGCAAATCTAGCATGTGGATATCATGCAAGCGATGCTTTAAATATGAATAAATCTGTTGCCTTAGCAAAAAAATACAATGTTACAATTGGTGCTCATCCTTCCTATCAAGATTTAGTAGGTTTTGGTAGACGTTCGATGGTTTGCTCTTTAGAAGAGATTAAATCAATTATTTTATACCAATTAGGTGCATTAAATGCTTTTTGTAAATTACATGGAACTGCTATTTCTTATGTAAAACCTCATGGTGCTTTATATAATGATATGATGAAAGATGAGAATATTTTGAAAGCAATATTAAGTGCAATATCTTCTTTTGATAAAAATATAAAATTAATGATTCTATCAACTCCAAATAATGAAGCAAATAAACATACAGCACTTTTATATGGAATAAATTTAATTTTAGAAATATATGCAAATAGAAATTATAATAATAATGGAATTTTAGTTTCAAAAGCTATGCCAAATTCAGTAATACATGATGAACTTGAAATGGCACAAAGAATTGTTACATTAAAAGATAGGGGTTACATTGAAAGTATCAATAAAGAAAAACTCTTTATTGAGGCAAATACTATTTGCGTTGATTGGAATAATGAAAATGCAGTGGAGTTTATAAAGCTACTTAAAAAAGCTTTATAA
- a CDS encoding response regulator transcription factor has translation MQVNKHHYKILFIEDEKIIRDNYVKYLNICYDEVYEADNGEEAYRLYKEIKPDIMIIDIHIPKLNGLELLKRIRKNDHTTKAVIMTVHTDINIMRELACLKLTDYLIKPVSIKALKSALNKVVIELSQFKVVPIKKIQLKDDYYWDTEEEKLTQYRKAIILSSKEKKFFECLISTVNRTFTIEEIISYIWENCDEGNSNALKQIIKNLRAKLPKGIIENVFGVGYRLKVEN, from the coding sequence ATGCAAGTAAATAAACATCATTATAAAATACTATTTATTGAAGATGAAAAAATCATAAGAGATAATTATGTAAAATATTTGAATATTTGTTATGATGAAGTTTATGAAGCTGATAATGGTGAAGAAGCATATAGACTTTATAAAGAAATTAAACCAGATATTATGATAATTGATATTCATATTCCTAAATTAAATGGTTTGGAATTACTAAAAAGAATTAGGAAAAATGATCATACTACTAAAGCAGTTATAATGACAGTGCATACTGATATAAATATTATGAGAGAATTAGCTTGTTTAAAATTAACTGATTATTTAATAAAACCAGTAAGTATTAAAGCGCTTAAATCTGCATTAAACAAAGTGGTCATAGAATTATCACAGTTTAAAGTAGTTCCCATAAAAAAAATACAATTAAAAGATGATTATTATTGGGATACAGAAGAAGAAAAACTTACTCAATATAGGAAAGCAATCATTTTAAGTAGTAAAGAAAAAAAGTTTTTTGAATGTTTGATATCAACAGTTAACAGAACATTTACTATCGAAGAAATTATTTCATATATATGGGAAAATTGTGATGAAGGTAATAGTAACGCACTAAAACAGATAATAAAAAACTTAAGAGCAAAATTACCAAAAGGTATTATAGAAAATGTCTTTGGAGTTGGTTATAGATTGAAAGTTGAGAACTAA
- the sstT gene encoding serine/threonine transporter SstT — protein MKDNSTLVSKFLNGNLIIQIIIGIVLGVVVALISKEAAMAVSILGTLFVGALKAIAPILVFTLVATAIATKEIGVKTNIKPIIKLYLIGTFLASLTAVVFSFLFPVNIVLMDGASASLTPPSSVIEVLKDVLFKMVDNPVNALVTSNFIGILVWAIAIGFAMHFSSKETKNVFFDVSTGITKIVTFIIRLAPFGIFGLVANTFAQTGFESLLSYSKLLAVLVGTMLFIAFITNPIIVYLKTKKNPFPLVFTCIKESGITAFFTRSSAANIPVNMNLCKKLGLHEDTYSISIPLGATTNMAGAAVTITVLTLATVHTLGIPVDIGTALLLSVISALAACGASGVAGGSLLLIPLACSLFGISNDIAMQVVAIGFIIGVVQDSLETALNSSTDVIFTAACNEKE, from the coding sequence ATGAAAGATAATTCTACTTTAGTTTCTAAATTCTTAAATGGTAATTTAATTATTCAGATTATAATTGGTATTGTATTAGGTGTTGTTGTAGCACTTATTTCAAAAGAGGCTGCAATGGCTGTTTCGATATTGGGTACGCTTTTTGTTGGAGCGCTTAAGGCTATTGCGCCTATTTTGGTGTTTACTTTAGTAGCAACTGCTATTGCTACTAAAGAAATTGGTGTTAAAACAAATATTAAACCTATTATCAAATTATATTTAATAGGTACTTTTTTAGCTTCACTTACAGCGGTTGTTTTTAGTTTTCTATTTCCTGTAAATATAGTTTTAATGGATGGGGCAAGTGCTAGTTTAACTCCTCCTAGTTCTGTTATTGAGGTATTAAAAGATGTATTGTTTAAAATGGTTGATAATCCTGTAAACGCACTTGTTACTAGTAACTTTATTGGTATTTTAGTTTGGGCGATTGCTATTGGTTTTGCAATGCATTTTTCTTCAAAAGAGACAAAAAATGTTTTCTTTGATGTTTCAACAGGTATTACTAAAATCGTAACATTTATTATTAGACTTGCTCCTTTTGGTATTTTTGGATTAGTTGCTAATACTTTTGCACAAACTGGTTTTGAATCATTACTTTCATATTCAAAACTTTTAGCTGTTTTAGTTGGAACAATGTTATTTATTGCTTTTATCACAAATCCTATTATTGTATATTTAAAAACAAAAAAGAATCCTTTTCCTTTAGTATTTACTTGTATTAAAGAAAGTGGTATTACTGCATTTTTTACAAGATCTTCAGCTGCAAATATTCCCGTTAATATGAATTTATGTAAAAAACTAGGTCTTCATGAAGATACATATTCTATTTCTATTCCTTTAGGTGCTACTACAAATATGGCAGGTGCTGCTGTTACTATTACAGTATTAACTTTAGCTACTGTTCATACTTTGGGAATACCTGTAGATATAGGAACTGCTTTATTGTTGAGTGTTATTTCTGCCCTTGCTGCTTGTGGTGCTTCTGGAGTTGCTGGTGGTTCATTATTGTTAATTCCATTAGCTTGTAGTTTATTTGGTATTTCAAATGATATTGCAATGCAAGTTGTTGCTATTGGATTTATTATTGGTGTTGTACAAGATTCACTAGAAACTGCTTTAAATTCATCAACTGATGTTATTTTTACAGCAGCTTGTAATGAAAAAGAATAA
- a CDS encoding TIGR00730 family Rossman fold protein — MKKDEAIHNDKILKDFNDAKAILKDLKNNVTIFGSARTKNVDKYSLLAQKLAKRLARKNINIITGGGAGIMGAANKGAFKTKKAQSIGLNILLPEEQVPNPYTTRNMTFNYFFSRKYMLIKYSQAIVVFPGGFGTLDELFEVLTLVHTGKLNKLKLFLVGCDYWKHLMKFFEKTLYKNKMISKSDLKIITLTDDLKLIEKEISKLKI, encoded by the coding sequence ATGAAAAAAGATGAAGCAATTCATAATGATAAAATATTAAAAGATTTTAACGATGCTAAAGCAATATTAAAAGATTTAAAAAACAATGTTACTATTTTTGGAAGTGCAAGAACTAAAAATGTTGACAAATATTCACTACTTGCACAAAAACTTGCTAAAAGACTTGCTAGAAAAAATATAAATATAATAACAGGTGGTGGTGCTGGAATAATGGGTGCTGCAAATAAAGGTGCTTTTAAAACTAAAAAAGCCCAATCTATTGGTTTAAATATTCTTCTACCTGAAGAACAGGTACCAAATCCATATACAACTAGAAATATGACTTTTAATTACTTTTTTTCAAGAAAATATATGTTGATTAAATATTCACAAGCAATTGTAGTATTTCCAGGAGGTTTTGGAACTTTAGATGAATTATTTGAAGTATTAACACTAGTTCATACAGGGAAATTAAATAAACTAAAACTATTTTTAGTTGGTTGCGATTATTGGAAACATCTAATGAAATTCTTTGAAAAAACTTTATATAAAAATAAAATGATATCAAAAAGTGATTTAAAGATTATTACATTAACAGATGATTTAAAACTTATAGAAAAAGAAATATCAAAACTAAAAATTTAG
- a CDS encoding diguanylate cyclase domain-containing protein, with the protein MKKELKKITDITINNLLNNDVIMPSIYFENFNKNAKTLNIDIEDSSFQKELNEILIEDFNSIEIYMYSIQKNASIMENVIKASKKALIHKDIKSLSDIYLQITKLENEVKDLNNKLFIDDLTSCNNRKWIYNKFLNKKAQFKNSGISVLIDISNFDYIYTKYGELLSNNLIIFITNFIRKKLKEEKIDFEIARLFNSQFLIFIDEKDEKEISNYIFNIKQLLKDTILESKTGLVIRADYNYAISKYVKNQDSKEVFEILFQEVK; encoded by the coding sequence GTGAAAAAAGAATTAAAAAAGATTACAGATATAACAATTAATAATCTTTTAAATAATGATGTAATTATGCCTTCAATTTATTTTGAAAACTTTAATAAAAATGCAAAAACTTTAAATATAGATATAGAAGATTCTTCATTTCAAAAAGAGTTAAATGAAATATTAATAGAAGATTTTAATTCTATTGAAATATATATGTATTCGATTCAAAAAAATGCTTCAATAATGGAAAATGTTATTAAAGCTTCAAAAAAAGCATTAATTCATAAAGATATTAAATCTCTTAGTGATATTTATTTACAAATAACAAAATTAGAAAATGAAGTAAAAGATCTAAATAATAAATTATTTATAGATGATTTAACCTCTTGTAATAATCGAAAATGGATATATAATAAATTTCTAAATAAAAAAGCTCAATTTAAGAATTCTGGAATTAGTGTACTTATTGATATTAGTAACTTTGACTATATTTATACTAAGTATGGAGAATTACTCTCTAATAACTTGATTATATTTATAACAAATTTTATAAGAAAAAAGTTAAAAGAGGAAAAAATAGATTTTGAAATAGCAAGATTATTTAATAGCCAATTTTTGATTTTTATTGATGAAAAAGATGAAAAAGAGATATCTAATTATATATTTAATATAAAACAATTACTAAAAGATACTATACTTGAAAGTAAAACAGGTTTAGTAATTAGAGCTGATTACAATTATGCAATTTCCAAATATGTTAAGAATCAGGACTCTAAAGAAGTTTTTGAAATATTATTTCAAGAAGTAAAATAA
- a CDS encoding inorganic phosphate transporter, producing the protein MSSTTSSADLKLSLFFGIGFIIAVGYFLYWGSIYTNGNHTIIFVLATLFGIFMAFNIGGNDVANSFGTSVGAGTLTIKQALIVAAIFEVSGAVIAGGEVTKTIRKGIVDLSKISVEPMQFVYIMMSALLAAALWLLVATKKGWPVSTTHSIIGGIVGSSITLGFLIGGADTGFSLVKWDKIGTIAFSWVLSPVLGGLVSYVLYYQIKKYILVYNDQSSNQLKTIKKEKKELKKIHKKSFERLSELQQLSYTSSMARDAHTIKDDDFEPDDLESDYYKKVYEIEQKQGSINATKALETYVPLFAALGAMLITGMLLFKGLKHMDMGLSTIDNYLIIAMIGAFVWLATAIFAKTLKGKDLDKSTFLMFSWMQVFTASGFAFSHGSNDIANAIGPFAAILDILRTGELGSSAAVPTIAMLTFGVALIVGLWFIGKEVIQTVGHNLTKMHPASGFSAELAAAGVVMLASVFGLPVSSTHILIGAVLGVGLVNHNTNWELMKPIGMAWIITLPAAGIFSAITFLILTSVF; encoded by the coding sequence ATGTCAAGTACAACTAGTTCTGCTGACTTAAAATTAAGTTTATTCTTTGGAATAGGCTTTATTATAGCAGTGGGATATTTTTTATATTGGGGATCTATTTATACAAATGGTAATCATACTATTATCTTTGTATTAGCAACACTTTTTGGTATATTTATGGCATTTAATATCGGTGGGAATGATGTTGCCAATTCATTTGGTACTAGTGTAGGAGCTGGAACATTAACTATTAAACAAGCTTTAATTGTAGCCGCAATTTTTGAAGTAAGTGGTGCAGTTATTGCAGGTGGTGAGGTTACAAAAACTATTCGTAAGGGAATTGTAGATTTATCCAAAATAAGTGTTGAACCAATGCAATTTGTTTATATAATGATGTCCGCACTTTTAGCAGCAGCTCTTTGGTTATTAGTTGCTACAAAAAAAGGTTGGCCTGTATCAACTACACATTCAATTATTGGTGGTATTGTTGGTAGTTCTATTACTTTAGGTTTTTTAATTGGTGGAGCTGATACTGGTTTTTCATTAGTTAAATGGGATAAAATAGGAACAATTGCTTTTTCTTGGGTACTTTCACCAGTATTGGGAGGTTTAGTATCTTATGTATTATATTATCAAATTAAGAAATATATTTTAGTTTATAATGATCAAAGTTCAAATCAGTTAAAAACAATAAAAAAAGAGAAAAAAGAACTTAAAAAAATTCATAAAAAATCTTTTGAAAGACTTTCAGAATTACAACAACTTTCATACACAAGTTCAATGGCAAGAGATGCACATACTATAAAAGATGATGATTTTGAACCTGATGATTTAGAATCAGATTATTATAAAAAAGTTTATGAAATAGAACAAAAACAAGGTAGTATAAATGCTACAAAAGCACTTGAAACTTATGTTCCTTTATTTGCAGCTCTTGGTGCAATGTTAATTACTGGAATGTTATTATTCAAAGGTTTAAAACATATGGATATGGGATTATCAACTATTGATAATTATCTTATTATCGCTATGATTGGTGCATTTGTTTGGTTAGCTACTGCTATTTTTGCTAAAACTTTAAAAGGTAAAGATTTAGATAAATCTACTTTTTTAATGTTCAGTTGGATGCAAGTATTTACAGCTTCAGGTTTTGCCTTTAGTCATGGTTCAAATGATATTGCAAATGCAATTGGCCCATTTGCTGCTATTTTAGATATTTTAAGAACAGGTGAATTAGGTTCTAGTGCTGCAGTTCCTACTATTGCTATGCTTACTTTTGGTGTTGCTTTAATTGTTGGTTTATGGTTTATTGGTAAAGAAGTAATTCAAACTGTAGGGCACAATTTAACAAAAATGCATCCTGCTTCAGGTTTTTCAGCTGAATTAGCAGCAGCAGGTGTAGTTATGTTAGCTTCAGTTTTTGGTTTACCTGTTTCTAGTACACATATTTTAATTGGTGCTGTTTTAGGTGTTGGTTTAGTAAATCACAATACAAATTGGGAATTAATGAAACCTATTGGAATGGCTTGGATAATTACATTACCAGCTGCTGGAATATTTTCAGCGATTACCTTCCTTATACTTACATCAGTTTTTTAA
- a CDS encoding EAL domain-containing protein translates to MPLKKYIHNFFNKNKIKTLFLVDILYMKDINAIYNFKNGDYIIKQLKQILKNQIITLIKKEIGKKIIINLTNTHVDVFALTIYKDLSIDDILKIKNLIFEQVINHPFKLINKFSSINIDITIGCSKSSNQLIRVYAEKALHKAKLNFVHYMYYDAYLYENESISEDLVDILNYNIEHNLVEPYLQPIMDNTTNKIIKYEALMRLFDEKGNILMPQIFIHKSKKCRLYPKLMELLIDKIVLYIRKYKIHISINLDYTDILNPNIKKSLINKIQENDVGPYLTIEILESEKIANFTIVNNFISEVKKYDVKIAIDDFGTGFSNYEYILNLNVDYIKIDGSLIKKIDEEIYLNLIKSIVQFCKQQKIKVVAEFVSDLKILRYVKSIDIDYSQGYHIGKPATIKDIVGEKSEKRIKKDYRYNN, encoded by the coding sequence TTGCCATTAAAAAAATATATACATAATTTTTTCAATAAAAATAAGATAAAAACCCTTTTTTTAGTAGATATTTTATATATGAAAGATATTAATGCCATTTATAATTTTAAAAATGGTGACTATATAATTAAACAATTAAAACAAATACTTAAAAATCAAATAATCACATTAATTAAAAAAGAAATTGGTAAAAAAATAATAATAAATTTAACAAATACTCATGTTGATGTTTTTGCGTTAACAATATATAAAGATCTCTCAATTGACGATATTTTAAAAATAAAAAACCTAATTTTTGAACAAGTAATTAATCATCCTTTTAAATTAATAAATAAATTTTCTTCAATAAATATAGATATAACCATAGGATGTTCAAAAAGTAGTAATCAATTAATTAGAGTTTATGCAGAAAAAGCACTTCATAAAGCAAAACTTAATTTCGTACATTATATGTATTATGATGCCTATCTTTATGAAAACGAATCAATTAGTGAAGACTTAGTTGATATTTTAAATTATAATATAGAGCATAATTTAGTTGAACCCTATTTACAACCTATTATGGATAATACAACAAATAAAATTATAAAATATGAGGCATTAATGAGACTATTTGATGAAAAAGGAAATATTCTTATGCCTCAAATTTTTATTCATAAATCTAAAAAATGTAGACTATACCCAAAACTGATGGAACTACTAATAGATAAAATTGTTTTATATATTAGAAAATACAAAATACATATTAGTATTAACCTAGATTATACTGATATATTAAATCCAAATATTAAAAAATCTTTAATAAATAAAATACAAGAAAATGATGTAGGACCTTATTTAACAATAGAAATTTTGGAAAGTGAAAAAATTGCTAACTTTACTATTGTAAATAATTTTATTAGTGAAGTAAAAAAATATGATGTAAAAATTGCAATTGATGACTTTGGAACCGGCTTTTCAAATTATGAATATATATTAAACTTAAATGTAGACTATATTAAAATTGATGGTTCTCTTATCAAAAAAATTGATGAAGAAATATATTTAAATTTAATAAAAAGTATAGTTCAATTTTGTAAACAACAAAAAATAAAAGTTGTTGCAGAATTTGTTAGTGATTTAAAAATATTAAGATATGTAAAATCTATAGATATTGATTATTCACAAGGATATCATATTGGTAAACCTGCAACAATAAAAGATATAGTAGGAGAAAAAAGTGAAAAAAGAATTAAAAAAGATTACAGATATAACAATTAA
- a CDS encoding delta-class carbonic anhydrase — protein sequence MKKEIISSLVAFVALSVLTGCVHTQPHGTHTAATQEHHSTHHMATDSMIKEQRAMLSHNTEGKGFGPQAPRDIDSKMGKNTITFGIAPEYSKMNLCNIHFHKNAEHKGGEFTKYAGNGDGHGYQSGYKYSGSLTASELLATDHNICSSAHGALSSGDTIEVHYVYSTAKVNPGPTLGSCLSESIKNPQLRVEAQVFVLVNDKNALDFADLTKYGVKNGVNQALNIPSNTGKPVSYTGSTTGPGYNEKASPFQVSWGVRPKVAKVNIDTVGQWCKGNVFKEDHAHGVRNLVTNPDLISPIK from the coding sequence ATGAAAAAAGAAATTATTAGTTCACTTGTAGCATTTGTTGCATTATCAGTTTTAACAGGTTGTGTACATACACAACCACATGGTACACATACGGCGGCTACGCAAGAGCATCATAGTACGCATCATATGGCTACAGATAGTATGATTAAAGAACAAAGAGCAATGTTATCACATAATACAGAAGGTAAAGGCTTTGGTCCTCAAGCTCCTCGTGATATTGATTCTAAAATGGGAAAAAATACTATCACATTTGGGATAGCACCTGAATATTCAAAAATGAATCTTTGTAATATTCATTTTCATAAAAATGCAGAGCATAAAGGTGGAGAATTTACTAAGTATGCAGGAAACGGAGATGGTCATGGTTATCAAAGTGGATATAAATATTCTGGTAGTTTAACTGCATCTGAATTATTAGCTACTGATCATAATATTTGTAGTAGTGCTCATGGAGCTTTAAGTTCAGGAGATACTATTGAAGTTCATTATGTTTATTCAACTGCAAAAGTTAATCCTGGTCCTACATTAGGGTCATGTTTAAGTGAATCAATCAAAAACCCACAATTACGTGTTGAAGCACAAGTATTTGTATTAGTTAATGATAAAAATGCTCTTGATTTTGCTGATTTAACTAAATATGGTGTTAAAAATGGGGTGAATCAAGCACTTAATATTCCATCTAATACTGGGAAACCTGTATCATATACTGGATCAACTACAGGACCTGGATATAATGAAAAAGCTTCTCCTTTCCAAGTATCTTGGGGTGTTAGACCTAAAGTTGCAAAAGTAAATATTGATACTGTTGGACAATGGTGTAAAGGTAATGTTTTTAAAGAAGATCACGCACATGGTGTTAGAAATCTTGTTACAAATCCTGATTTAATTTCACCTATTAAGTAA
- a CDS encoding DedA family protein: MEALIKDWGYIALFAYSFGGGFVGLIVAGVLSFAGDLNLYISIAVAASANFIGDQFLFFLARKNKSYAKDMMKNYGRKIALAHIMMRKYGSLVVFVQKYIYGIKTLIPLAMGLTKYSSVKFSIYNVFATIIWAVVVGYGSYAAGEYILAVADDFKYVGIGIVIVIAIGISFIFKRIDKK; the protein is encoded by the coding sequence ATGGAAGCATTAATTAAAGATTGGGGATATATAGCTTTATTTGCATACTCTTTTGGTGGAGGGTTTGTAGGATTGATTGTTGCAGGTGTTTTATCATTTGCAGGTGATTTAAATCTATATATTTCTATTGCTGTTGCTGCTAGTGCAAACTTTATAGGTGATCAATTTTTATTCTTTTTAGCTAGAAAAAATAAATCATATGCAAAAGATATGATGAAAAATTATGGAAGAAAAATAGCACTTGCACATATAATGATGCGAAAATATGGTTCACTCGTTGTTTTTGTTCAAAAATATATTTATGGTATTAAAACATTAATTCCTCTTGCTATGGGATTAACAAAATATTCATCAGTAAAGTTTAGTATTTATAACGTATTTGCAACTATTATTTGGGCTGTTGTAGTTGGTTATGGTTCTTATGCAGCTGGTGAGTATATCTTAGCTGTTGCTGATGATTTTAAATATGTAGGAATAGGAATTGTTATAGTTATAGCAATTGGTATTTCATTTATATTTAAAAGAATTGATAAAAAATAA
- a CDS encoding DUF4197 domain-containing protein, which yields MKKSTILASLILTSSLTYAFDLGSITKGVMDTVTSGTTTDTKTSSTTTSSLDNSTVSSGLKEALKTGVTYAVTQLGSNNGYLNNDLVKIPLPDNLAKVETLLRSAGGDEMADNLINSMNKAATTAAPKTASIFADAIEKMSLEDAQKILAGSNDAATEYFKTNTTTSLKEMITPIIQETMKENQVASYYDIANDFYKNNAKSMVDSSGVMDIAKNFGVDSYLPGSSDQSLDEYVTDKAISGLFTMIAQKEAEIRTNPVAQTTSLLKQVFGN from the coding sequence ATGAAAAAAAGTACAATACTTGCATCTTTGATTTTAACTTCGAGTTTAACATATGCATTTGATTTAGGAAGTATTACAAAAGGTGTTATGGATACTGTTACAAGTGGAACAACAACTGATACAAAAACAAGTTCGACAACAACTTCAAGTTTAGATAATTCAACTGTGTCAAGTGGATTAAAAGAAGCTTTAAAAACTGGTGTTACGTATGCAGTTACTCAATTAGGTTCAAATAATGGTTATTTAAATAATGACCTAGTAAAAATTCCCTTACCTGATAATTTAGCAAAAGTTGAAACACTTTTAAGAAGTGCTGGTGGCGATGAAATGGCTGATAACTTAATCAACTCAATGAATAAAGCAGCAACAACAGCAGCTCCTAAAACTGCAAGTATTTTTGCAGATGCAATTGAAAAAATGTCATTAGAAGATGCACAAAAAATATTAGCAGGAAGTAATGACGCTGCAACTGAATATTTTAAAACAAATACAACAACATCATTAAAAGAAATGATAACTCCAATTATTCAAGAAACAATGAAAGAAAATCAAGTAGCTTCATATTACGATATAGCAAATGATTTTTATAAAAATAATGCAAAAAGTATGGTTGATAGTAGCGGTGTTATGGATATAGCTAAAAACTTTGGTGTTGATTCATATTTACCAGGAAGTTCAGACCAATCACTTGATGAATATGTTACAGATAAAGCAATTAGTGGATTATTTACAATGATTGCACAAAAAGAAGCAGAGATTAGAACTAATCCTGTAGCTCAAACAACATCACTTTTAAAACAAGTATTTGGAAACTAA